In a genomic window of Streptomyces pristinaespiralis:
- a CDS encoding aminoacyl-tRNA hydrolase, whose protein sequence is MSSEDLRENPSDSPFRHRDDSRDAAPQFVLPLVVRIEKSGPPSRTDALETAARAVLEILADERSAGEGEWAQAVRDWQDARIRKVVRRARGAEWRKAGTLPGITVTGAGGPAAGSEAESAADAADTDAATGPVPAPPPAEVRVFPPVPLDGWPKELAKLQVSGTELDDPRPPVAPDPARPVLWLSPELEMSAGKAMAQAGHGAQLAWWELSDADREAWRDSGFALFVRTADPADWPALTKSGLPVVRDAGFTEIAPGSCTVVADHPSLRGGADRA, encoded by the coding sequence GTGAGCAGCGAAGACCTCCGTGAAAACCCGTCCGACAGTCCCTTCAGGCACCGGGACGACTCCCGTGACGCGGCACCCCAGTTCGTCCTGCCGCTGGTGGTGCGCATAGAGAAGTCGGGGCCGCCGTCCCGTACGGACGCCTTGGAGACCGCCGCGCGAGCGGTCCTCGAGATCCTCGCCGACGAGCGCTCCGCCGGTGAGGGAGAGTGGGCGCAGGCCGTGCGGGACTGGCAGGACGCCCGTATCCGCAAGGTCGTCCGCCGGGCGCGCGGCGCGGAGTGGCGCAAGGCCGGCACGCTCCCCGGCATCACGGTGACCGGCGCGGGCGGTCCGGCGGCCGGGTCCGAAGCGGAGTCCGCGGCGGACGCGGCGGACACGGACGCCGCCACAGGACCGGTACCGGCACCGCCTCCGGCGGAGGTACGGGTCTTCCCGCCGGTCCCGCTCGACGGGTGGCCGAAGGAACTGGCCAAGCTCCAGGTGTCGGGAACGGAACTCGACGACCCCCGCCCGCCCGTCGCCCCCGACCCGGCCCGTCCCGTCCTGTGGCTGAGCCCGGAGCTGGAGATGTCCGCGGGCAAGGCCATGGCGCAGGCGGGCCACGGCGCCCAACTCGCCTGGTGGGAACTGTCCGACGCGGATCGCGAGGCGTGGCGGGACTCGGGCTTCGCGCTCTTTGTGCGCACCGCGGACCCGGCGGACTGGCCGGCGCTCACGAAGAGCGGTCTGCCGGTCGTGCGCGACGCGGGCTTCACCGAGATCGCCCCGGGTTCGTGCACCGTCGTGGCCGACCACCCCTCGCTGCGCGGCGGCGCGGACCGCGCGTAG
- a CDS encoding excalibur calcium-binding domain-containing protein — protein MSNPFTIGPPSPGPVPAGTQRPLWKMKRTYAGGLLIMALGFGCGGAAASDDSRPAAAAAGPSPGPTVTETVTATATTTATPAPKATVTEPGPTVTVTVTETETADAYDSGDSDSGSGGDADVYYENCAAARAAGAAPVRRGEPGYGSHLDRDNDGTGCDWG, from the coding sequence TTGAGCAATCCGTTCACCATCGGCCCGCCGTCGCCCGGCCCCGTGCCCGCCGGGACGCAACGGCCGCTGTGGAAGATGAAGCGCACCTACGCCGGCGGGCTGCTGATCATGGCGCTCGGCTTCGGGTGCGGTGGTGCCGCCGCCTCCGACGACTCCCGGCCGGCCGCGGCGGCCGCCGGGCCGAGCCCCGGCCCGACCGTCACCGAGACGGTCACCGCGACGGCGACCACCACGGCGACGCCCGCCCCCAAGGCCACCGTCACCGAACCGGGGCCCACCGTGACCGTGACGGTGACCGAGACGGAGACCGCCGACGCCTACGACAGCGGCGACAGCGACTCCGGCAGCGGCGGTGACGCGGACGTGTACTACGAGAACTGCGCCGCCGCACGGGCCGCGGGGGCCGCGCCCGTGCGCCGGGGCGAGCCCGGCTACGGCAGCCACCTCGACCGGGACAACGACGGCACCGGCTGCGACTGGGGCTGA
- a CDS encoding AIM24 family protein, with product MKSDLFSTENMAQQATVPGMTLQNAKSIKYAVNGEMHARQGSMIAFRGNLQFERKGQGIGGMLKRAVTGEGLPLMAVRGQGEAWFAHEAANCFIVDIEQGDALTINGRNVLCFDATLSYEIKTVKGAGMTGGGLFNSLFTGYGKLGVICDGSPIVIPVSHQQPVFVDTDAVVGWSAQLHTSLHRSQSVGSMIRGGSGEAVQLKLEGEGFVIVRPSELTPQKASQN from the coding sequence ATGAAGAGCGATCTTTTCTCCACAGAGAACATGGCACAGCAGGCCACCGTGCCCGGAATGACGCTGCAGAACGCCAAGTCGATCAAGTACGCGGTCAACGGCGAGATGCACGCGCGGCAGGGCTCGATGATCGCCTTCCGCGGCAACTTGCAGTTCGAGCGCAAGGGCCAGGGGATCGGCGGCATGCTCAAGCGCGCCGTCACCGGGGAGGGGCTGCCGTTGATGGCCGTGCGCGGCCAGGGCGAGGCGTGGTTCGCGCACGAAGCGGCCAACTGCTTCATCGTCGACATCGAACAGGGCGACGCGCTGACCATAAACGGCCGCAACGTGCTCTGCTTCGACGCGACGCTGAGCTACGAGATCAAGACCGTCAAGGGCGCCGGCATGACCGGCGGCGGCCTCTTCAACAGCCTCTTCACCGGCTACGGGAAACTGGGCGTCATCTGCGACGGCAGCCCGATCGTCATCCCCGTCAGCCACCAGCAGCCGGTCTTCGTCGACACGGACGCCGTCGTCGGCTGGAGCGCCCAGCTGCACACGTCGCTGCACCGTTCGCAGTCCGTCGGCTCGATGATCCGCGGCGGCTCGGGCGAGGCGGTGCAACTCAAGCTGGAGGGCGAGGGTTTCGTCATCGTCCGGCCCAGCGAGCTCACCCCGCAGAAAGCGTCACAGAACTGA
- a CDS encoding GlxA family transcriptional regulator produces the protein MHTIAVLALDRVIPFDLSTPIEVFTRTRLPDGRPGYHLRVCAEQPEIDAGAFTLRAPWGLEGLEGADTIVVPGTAAPAAPLSAAVRDALRAAAENGTRIASICSGAFPLAATGLLDGLRATTHWVAADLLAAGHPDVEVDPDVLYVDNGQILTSAGAAAGLDLCLHMIRRDYGSAVAADAARLSVMPLEREGGQAQFIVHDHAPDPQGSALEPLLTWLRDNLGRDLTLAAVADQAGTSTRTLIRRFREQTGTTPLQWLHRARIRQAQHLLETTDHSVERIAAQVGFGSPTAFRDRFKRTTGVSPRTYRRTFG, from the coding sequence ATGCACACCATCGCCGTTCTCGCGCTGGACCGGGTGATCCCCTTCGACCTGTCCACCCCGATCGAGGTCTTCACCCGCACCCGGCTCCCGGACGGGCGACCCGGCTACCACCTGCGCGTGTGCGCCGAACAGCCGGAGATCGACGCCGGCGCGTTCACCCTGCGTGCGCCCTGGGGACTGGAAGGGCTCGAGGGCGCGGACACGATCGTCGTGCCCGGTACCGCCGCCCCCGCCGCCCCGCTCTCCGCCGCGGTCCGTGACGCGCTGCGGGCGGCGGCCGAGAACGGCACGCGCATCGCCTCCATCTGCTCGGGCGCCTTCCCGCTGGCCGCCACCGGGCTCCTCGACGGCCTGCGGGCCACCACCCACTGGGTCGCGGCGGACCTCCTGGCAGCCGGCCACCCGGACGTCGAGGTCGACCCGGACGTCCTGTACGTCGACAACGGGCAGATCCTCACCTCGGCGGGCGCGGCCGCGGGCCTGGACCTGTGCCTGCACATGATCCGCCGCGACTACGGCTCCGCGGTCGCCGCGGACGCGGCCCGGCTGTCCGTCATGCCTCTTGAACGGGAAGGCGGGCAGGCGCAGTTCATCGTCCACGACCATGCGCCCGACCCCCAGGGCTCCGCCCTCGAGCCGCTGCTCACCTGGCTGCGGGACAACCTGGGCCGTGACCTCACGCTCGCCGCCGTCGCCGACCAGGCCGGGACCAGCACCCGCACCCTGATACGCCGCTTCCGCGAACAGACCGGCACGACCCCGCTCCAGTGGCTCCACCGGGCCCGTATCCGCCAGGCCCAGCACCTGCTGGAGACCACCGACCACTCCGTCGAGCGCATCGCCGCCCAGGTCGGTTTCGGCTCGCCCACCGCTTTCCGTGACCGTTTCAAACGCACCACCGGGGTCTCCCCGCGGACCTACCGCCGCACCTTCGGCTGA
- a CDS encoding ATP-binding cassette domain-containing protein — MGRRYGLGGPWVLREVDLELRPGALVRVEGANGSGKSTLLRLLAGIDAPTEGRITGRPRTAYVPERFPAALPFTAAGYLTHLGRIHGLGRRAAASGAAEWLERFGAAAYSRTPLGELSKGTSQKVAVAQALVAGPELLVLDEAWTGLDAPAREQLDLAVAALVTAGASVVHVDHDPRRPAATAGTVLHVRDGRVVELPAEGPSGAGREPGARTRIVAVAPRGVPLPDRLPGDPEQFAGEDGGTVLTVPAGYSDALLRALLTARPPWHIRRVEGGVDPAAHAPAAAAVTATTARPTGSGTTT; from the coding sequence GTGGGCCGTCGTTACGGCCTCGGCGGGCCCTGGGTGCTGCGCGAGGTCGACCTCGAGCTGCGCCCGGGCGCCCTCGTCCGCGTCGAGGGCGCCAACGGGAGTGGCAAGTCGACGCTGCTGAGGCTGCTCGCCGGCATCGACGCGCCCACGGAGGGCCGGATCACCGGCCGGCCCCGCACGGCCTACGTCCCCGAACGCTTCCCCGCCGCCCTGCCGTTCACCGCGGCCGGCTATCTGACGCATCTCGGCCGCATCCACGGGCTGGGGCGGCGGGCGGCGGCATCAGGGGCTGCCGAGTGGCTCGAGCGCTTCGGGGCCGCGGCCTACTCACGAACACCGCTCGGTGAGCTGTCCAAGGGCACCAGCCAGAAGGTCGCCGTGGCCCAGGCGCTCGTCGCCGGCCCGGAACTGCTCGTGCTCGACGAGGCATGGACCGGCCTGGACGCCCCGGCGCGCGAGCAGCTCGACCTCGCCGTCGCCGCGCTGGTCACGGCGGGTGCCTCGGTCGTGCACGTCGACCACGACCCCCGGCGGCCGGCCGCGACGGCCGGCACGGTGCTCCACGTACGGGACGGCCGGGTCGTGGAACTGCCGGCGGAAGGCCCGTCGGGCGCGGGGCGGGAACCGGGCGCGAGGACGCGGATCGTTGCGGTCGCCCCCCGCGGTGTACCCCTGCCGGACCGGCTGCCCGGAGATCCGGAGCAGTTCGCGGGCGAGGACGGCGGCACCGTACTGACCGTCCCTGCCGGGTACTCCGACGCCCTGCTGCGTGCGCTGCTCACCGCCCGGCCGCCGTGGCACATCCGGCGCGTGGAAGGGGGCGTGGATCCGGCCGCGCACGCACCCGCGGCAGCGGCGGTGACAGCGACGACCGCGCGTCCGACAGGATCCGGCACGACGACATGA
- a CDS encoding DUF6010 family protein, whose amino-acid sequence MTYLTPILVGVLYAAAMSLIREPHRRRFNAIMVAGAGAAYLSGGGFGGWEFLATAVITYVAYRGLESWTFIGIAWLLHTAWDLLHHFKGNPIIPFSHDSSLACAVCDPVIALWCLRGGPSLFGLVRGRSARTTNTADVTPPA is encoded by the coding sequence ATGACCTACCTCACGCCGATCCTGGTCGGCGTCCTCTACGCCGCCGCGATGTCCCTGATCCGCGAACCGCACCGGCGCCGCTTCAACGCGATCATGGTGGCCGGGGCGGGGGCCGCGTACCTGAGCGGCGGCGGCTTCGGCGGCTGGGAGTTCCTCGCCACCGCCGTCATCACGTACGTCGCCTACCGGGGCCTGGAGTCCTGGACGTTCATCGGCATCGCCTGGCTGCTGCACACCGCATGGGACCTGCTCCACCACTTCAAGGGCAACCCGATCATCCCCTTCTCCCACGACTCGTCCCTCGCCTGCGCCGTCTGCGATCCCGTCATCGCGCTGTGGTGCCTGAGGGGCGGACCCTCACTGTTCGGCCTCGTCCGCGGCCGGTCGGCGCGCACCACCAACACCGCGGACGTGACACCGCCCGCCTAG
- a CDS encoding AI-2E family transporter yields MCMPPRPSDPRQRPQDVPPSPPRVPEALRTAAAYAWRIIAVAVAVYSVFAVLGRFHEIAVAVFLGLVVTAVLRPVADLVARVLPRPLAVAISLFGTIALVLGVLALVGEAVAGERTTLVREFRTGIERIENRLERPPFRVDPEALTDVQSRIGQLLSSHRSTVISEALSGAGKLVEVLTVFALALFCSVFFIHSGDRQWGWFCGQLPPVARRRATVAGRAAWRTFTGYTHGILLVAATNAILVGIALFALGVPLALPLALLEFFAAFVPLVGSPVALAVAAVVALAAKGPLTAAVVVALIVVIGQIEGHLLHPVVMSWAVRLHPVVVALSVVGGAVAAGMVGAVAAVPLVAVLWSVRQALRPSGDGAPAEGG; encoded by the coding sequence ATGTGCATGCCCCCAAGGCCGTCGGACCCGCGGCAGCGCCCCCAGGATGTGCCCCCGTCCCCGCCGCGGGTGCCGGAGGCGCTGCGGACGGCCGCCGCGTACGCGTGGCGGATCATCGCCGTGGCCGTGGCCGTCTACAGCGTCTTCGCGGTGCTCGGGCGGTTCCACGAGATCGCGGTGGCCGTCTTCCTGGGCCTCGTCGTCACCGCCGTGCTCCGGCCGGTGGCCGACCTGGTGGCGCGCGTCCTGCCGCGCCCGCTCGCCGTCGCGATCTCGCTGTTCGGCACCATCGCACTCGTCCTGGGCGTGCTCGCCCTGGTCGGCGAGGCGGTCGCGGGGGAGCGGACGACTCTTGTACGGGAGTTCCGTACCGGCATCGAGCGGATCGAGAACCGGCTGGAGCGGCCGCCGTTCCGCGTCGACCCCGAGGCCCTCACGGACGTCCAGTCACGCATCGGCCAGCTGCTCTCCAGCCACCGGTCCACGGTCATCAGTGAGGCGCTGAGCGGTGCCGGCAAGCTGGTCGAAGTGCTCACGGTGTTCGCCCTCGCGCTGTTCTGCTCGGTCTTCTTCATCCACTCCGGAGACCGCCAATGGGGATGGTTCTGCGGTCAGTTGCCGCCGGTCGCCCGCCGGCGCGCCACGGTGGCGGGGCGGGCCGCCTGGCGGACCTTCACCGGCTACACCCACGGCATCCTCCTGGTGGCCGCCACCAACGCGATCCTCGTCGGCATCGCCCTCTTCGCCCTCGGCGTCCCGCTCGCCCTGCCCCTCGCCCTGCTGGAGTTCTTCGCCGCGTTCGTCCCCCTCGTCGGCTCCCCCGTCGCTCTCGCGGTGGCCGCGGTGGTGGCGCTGGCGGCCAAGGGGCCGCTGACGGCGGCCGTGGTCGTCGCGCTCATCGTCGTGATCGGGCAGATCGAGGGCCATCTGCTGCATCCCGTCGTGATGAGCTGGGCCGTCCGGCTGCATCCGGTGGTGGTCGCGCTGTCGGTCGTCGGCGGCGCCGTCGCGGCGGGGATGGTGGGCGCGGTCGCCGCCGTGCCGCTGGTGGCCGTCCTCTGGTCGGTCCGGCAGGCGCTGAGGCCGAGCGGGGACGGCGCGCCCGCCGAGGGCGGCTGA
- a CDS encoding TIGR04222 domain-containing membrane protein, whose amino-acid sequence MEFLAIVVHLAVGLSSLFLIVRVSAAQPASPPGAAHVHDAYEAAFLAGGPGRVVDAAITALHGDGRIAVGWPGVLSALRPVARDPVERAVFSVLPFAPNGALHTVRLHTMRSPAVQEIGDLLAARGLMVPPGHGTGLARWGVIQSAVCFLGLPVSLFLTVVAFLGDTSGGPGSPFVLLVFPVLIAGAVIGAFQARRARRRVTPAGRSALRAYRLAHSGTRDPAVLVALQGVRGVPDYALRRQLGAAVRVGATSGGTTGGVPSDPSYAPPFVGEAVWCAGSSPESGGGSGCGASGGSGCGGSGGGSGSSCGGSSGSSCGGGSGSSS is encoded by the coding sequence ATGGAATTCCTCGCGATCGTCGTCCATCTCGCGGTCGGCCTGTCGTCCCTGTTCCTGATCGTCCGGGTGTCCGCCGCCCAGCCGGCCTCCCCGCCCGGCGCCGCGCACGTCCACGACGCGTACGAGGCGGCCTTCCTCGCGGGCGGACCCGGACGCGTCGTCGACGCCGCGATCACCGCCCTGCACGGCGACGGACGGATCGCCGTCGGCTGGCCCGGAGTTCTGTCCGCGCTGCGGCCGGTCGCGCGGGACCCGGTGGAGCGGGCGGTGTTCTCGGTGCTCCCCTTCGCCCCGAACGGCGCGCTGCACACCGTACGGCTCCACACGATGCGCAGCCCCGCGGTACAGGAGATCGGCGACCTGCTCGCGGCACGCGGACTGATGGTGCCGCCCGGCCACGGCACGGGGCTCGCCCGGTGGGGCGTGATCCAGAGCGCGGTCTGCTTCCTCGGCCTCCCGGTGTCGCTCTTCCTCACGGTCGTCGCATTCCTCGGTGACACGTCCGGCGGCCCGGGATCGCCGTTCGTCCTCCTGGTCTTCCCGGTGCTGATCGCGGGCGCCGTGATCGGCGCGTTCCAGGCGCGACGCGCCCGGCGGCGGGTCACGCCCGCGGGGCGGAGCGCGCTGCGTGCGTACCGCCTGGCGCACTCCGGGACGCGGGATCCGGCCGTCCTGGTGGCCCTGCAGGGCGTGCGGGGCGTGCCGGACTACGCCCTGCGCAGGCAGTTGGGCGCGGCCGTGCGGGTCGGTGCGACGAGCGGTGGCACGACGGGCGGCGTGCCGAGCGATCCGTCGTACGCGCCTCCCTTCGTGGGCGAGGCCGTGTGGTGCGCCGGTTCGTCTCCCGAGTCGGGGGGCGGTTCCGGCTGCGGCGCGTCCGGCGGGTCGGGCTGCGGCGGCTCGGGAGGCGGCTCCGGCTCCTCCTGCGGCGGCTCCTCCGGATCCAGTTGCGGCGGAGGCTCCGGCAGCAGTTCCTGA
- a CDS encoding alpha/beta hydrolase produces MRTAAKYGAVAGLGSLLLTSVAVAPAGGTTTTDAAAHGTAVAAGRAAAAGIDFGRCPAAEKLPDTVRCGTVEVPLDYADPSGRRIELTVSRVRATGKKSQRQGAFVYNPGGPGASSMSFPLAAGLPEWKRIAEAYDIVGYAPRGVGRSAPLSCQEPEDFLKAPTQAPTHPSLAYKKERIAQAQAYAKGCAEKTGTALRHYTSLNNARDLDVLRAALGEKKLTFMGASYGTYFGALYATMFPSHVRRMVFDSAVDPDPEQIWYRNNLDQSEAFESRWADFRAWVAKHDTTYGLGATPEDVSRSYEKVRARLEREPAGGTVGPGQLHAAFLGAGYYDDYWPLRAGALSEYLKGNPEPLIEQAAPEPAAAKASENGNAVYTAVECNDAPWPEDWLTWDLDNSLLAKRAPFETWDNVWMNLPCAFWQEPRQQPLDVRAEPGQLPPTLILAAERDAATPYTGALELQRRLAGSVLVTEEDAGTHGIGGGSNTCVNKHLEDYLLRGETPVRRASCAPHPEPDPVSLDRRAEQRKLPHAV; encoded by the coding sequence ATGAGAACAGCCGCGAAGTACGGGGCCGTGGCGGGCCTCGGTTCCTTGCTCCTCACCTCGGTCGCCGTCGCCCCCGCCGGCGGTACGACCACCACCGACGCCGCCGCCCACGGCACCGCCGTGGCCGCCGGGCGCGCCGCGGCGGCCGGCATCGACTTCGGCCGCTGCCCCGCCGCCGAGAAGCTGCCCGACACGGTCCGCTGCGGCACCGTCGAGGTCCCGCTCGACTACGCAGACCCGTCGGGCCGCCGGATCGAACTCACCGTCAGCCGGGTGCGGGCGACCGGGAAGAAGTCGCAGCGGCAGGGCGCCTTCGTCTACAACCCGGGCGGTCCGGGCGCCTCCAGCATGTCCTTCCCGCTGGCGGCCGGGCTGCCCGAGTGGAAGCGGATCGCGGAGGCGTACGACATCGTCGGCTACGCGCCCCGCGGGGTCGGCCGGTCCGCCCCGCTGTCCTGCCAGGAGCCGGAGGACTTCCTCAAGGCCCCCACCCAGGCCCCGACGCACCCCTCGCTCGCGTACAAGAAGGAACGCATCGCGCAGGCGCAGGCCTACGCGAAGGGCTGCGCGGAGAAGACCGGCACGGCGCTGCGCCACTACACGTCGCTGAACAACGCCCGCGACCTGGACGTGCTGAGGGCGGCGCTCGGCGAGAAGAAGCTGACGTTCATGGGCGCCTCGTACGGCACCTACTTCGGCGCCCTGTACGCGACGATGTTCCCCTCCCATGTGCGCCGTATGGTCTTCGACTCCGCTGTCGACCCCGACCCCGAGCAGATCTGGTACCGCAACAACCTGGACCAGTCGGAGGCCTTCGAGAGCCGCTGGGCCGACTTCCGCGCCTGGGTGGCGAAGCACGACACGACGTACGGGCTGGGCGCGACCCCCGAGGACGTGTCCCGCAGCTACGAGAAGGTGCGCGCCCGCCTCGAGCGGGAGCCCGCGGGCGGCACGGTGGGTCCTGGCCAGCTGCACGCCGCGTTCCTGGGGGCCGGCTACTACGACGACTACTGGCCGCTGCGCGCCGGCGCGCTGTCGGAGTACCTGAAGGGCAACCCGGAGCCGCTGATCGAGCAGGCCGCGCCGGAGCCCGCGGCGGCGAAGGCCTCGGAGAACGGCAACGCCGTCTACACGGCGGTCGAGTGCAACGACGCCCCGTGGCCGGAGGACTGGCTCACCTGGGACCTGGACAACTCGCTGCTGGCCAAGCGCGCGCCGTTCGAGACCTGGGACAACGTGTGGATGAACCTGCCGTGCGCCTTCTGGCAGGAGCCGCGGCAGCAGCCGCTGGACGTCCGCGCGGAGCCGGGGCAGTTGCCGCCGACGTTGATCCTCGCGGCGGAGCGGGACGCGGCCACCCCGTACACGGGAGCGCTCGAACTGCAGCGGCGTCTTGCGGGTTCGGTGCTGGTCACGGAGGAGGACGCGGGGACGCACGGCATCGGCGGCGGCAGCAACACCTGCGTCAACAAGCACCTGGAGGACTATCTGCTGCGGGGTGAGACGCCGGTGCGGCGCGCATCGTGCGCGCCGCACCCGGAGCCCGACCCGGTGTCGCTGGACCGGCGGGCGGAGCAGCGGAAGCTGCCGCACGCCGTCTGA
- a CDS encoding DUF692 domain-containing protein, with protein MELGIGIGWRPEIADTVERLPELDWVEVVAENVCPGHLPPALLRLRSRGVRVVPHGVSLGLGGADRPSKRRLADLAERAEALAAPLVTEHIAFVRAGGALTASAVQEAGHLLPVPRTWDALAVLCENVRIAQDSLPVPLALENIAAMFSWPGEELTEGQFLAELVERTGVGLLIDVANLHTNHVNRGEDPSAALDELPVESIAYVHVAGGVERDGIWHDTHAHPVTRPVLDILSDLRSRVNPPGVLLERDDDFPAGSELEAELATIRTTLASAAHSARSASPRTTPLAATPPRPASDTRTPPARQHVALRQAALLSALVAGTPAPEGFDARRLRVQSRALAAKRADVVAKVAPELPEILGTGYRAAFLAYARNRPMHAGYRRDALDFAEHLLASGRPQDGAARRRLTLWWRERSATRPPRGATRLVRVARAALAAR; from the coding sequence ATGGAACTCGGCATCGGAATCGGCTGGCGGCCGGAGATCGCGGACACGGTGGAGCGGCTGCCGGAGCTCGACTGGGTCGAGGTCGTCGCGGAGAACGTCTGCCCCGGCCACCTGCCGCCCGCACTGCTCCGGCTGCGCTCGCGCGGCGTCCGCGTCGTCCCGCACGGCGTCTCGCTCGGACTCGGCGGCGCCGACCGGCCCTCGAAGCGGCGCCTGGCCGATCTGGCAGAGCGGGCAGAGGCACTGGCCGCGCCGCTGGTCACGGAGCACATCGCGTTCGTGAGGGCGGGCGGCGCGCTCACCGCGTCCGCCGTGCAGGAGGCCGGCCATCTGCTGCCCGTCCCCCGCACCTGGGACGCGCTCGCCGTGCTGTGCGAGAACGTGCGCATCGCGCAGGACTCGCTGCCGGTGCCGCTGGCGCTGGAGAACATCGCGGCGATGTTCTCCTGGCCGGGCGAGGAGCTCACCGAGGGCCAGTTCCTCGCGGAGCTCGTGGAACGGACCGGGGTAGGGCTGCTGATCGACGTGGCCAACCTCCACACCAACCACGTCAACCGCGGCGAGGACCCGTCGGCCGCGCTCGACGAACTGCCGGTGGAGTCGATCGCGTACGTCCATGTCGCGGGCGGCGTCGAACGCGACGGGATCTGGCACGACACGCACGCGCACCCGGTGACACGGCCGGTCCTGGACATCCTGTCGGACCTGCGGAGCAGGGTGAACCCGCCGGGGGTGCTGCTGGAGCGCGACGACGACTTCCCCGCCGGTTCCGAGCTGGAGGCCGAACTCGCGACCATCCGCACGACCCTGGCGTCGGCCGCGCACAGCGCCCGCTCCGCCTCGCCCCGGACCACCCCCCTCGCGGCGACGCCGCCCCGCCCCGCCTCCGACACAAGAACGCCGCCCGCCCGCCAGCACGTCGCGCTCAGGCAGGCCGCCCTGCTGTCCGCGCTCGTCGCGGGAACGCCCGCACCCGAGGGATTCGACGCACGCCGCCTGCGCGTGCAGAGCCGCGCCCTCGCCGCGAAGCGCGCGGACGTCGTCGCGAAGGTCGCGCCCGAGCTGCCCGAGATCCTCGGGACCGGCTACCGGGCCGCCTTCCTCGCGTACGCCAGGAACCGCCCCATGCACGCGGGTTACCGGCGCGACGCGCTCGACTTCGCCGAGCACCTGCTGGCCTCAGGACGCCCGCAGGACGGCGCCGCCCGGCGCAGGCTGACCCTGTGGTGGCGGGAGCGCAGCGCCACCCGTCCGCCGCGCGGGGCGACCCGCCTGGTCCGTGTGGCCCGCGCCGCGCTCGCGGCGAGGTGA
- a CDS encoding DUF4142 domain-containing protein, whose protein sequence is MRRINGTALIIAALVVTVGALAFPVWSYADRSGTGQDNLNASSVATQWGPLSATDRDFLVKVRLAGLWELPAGQQAIERAPTEAVKAAGDHLVVGHTDLDKRARNVAAQLGVELPNQPTEQQQGWLRELSAAQGEEYERKFAQLLRNAHGKVFALIAQVRHTTRNTLIRQLASDANQTVLDHITMLEQTGRVDFDAIANEAAAGATASPSGPPPPDGNLPPAPPAVTPTGDQSFTSRPSPQPGAPTAVNTDRPAPQDPVPAG, encoded by the coding sequence TTGCGGCGCATCAACGGAACAGCACTCATCATCGCGGCCCTGGTCGTCACGGTCGGGGCGCTCGCGTTCCCCGTGTGGTCATACGCCGACCGTTCCGGCACCGGGCAGGACAATCTCAACGCCTCGAGCGTGGCGACCCAGTGGGGGCCGCTGTCGGCCACCGACCGCGACTTCCTCGTCAAGGTGCGGCTCGCCGGCCTGTGGGAACTGCCCGCCGGGCAGCAGGCGATCGAACGCGCGCCCACCGAGGCCGTCAAGGCGGCCGGCGACCACCTCGTCGTCGGCCACACCGACCTCGACAAGCGGGCCCGCAACGTGGCGGCGCAGCTGGGCGTCGAGCTGCCGAACCAGCCCACCGAGCAGCAGCAGGGCTGGCTGCGCGAACTGTCCGCGGCGCAGGGCGAGGAGTACGAGCGCAAGTTCGCCCAGCTTCTGCGGAACGCCCACGGCAAGGTCTTCGCGCTGATCGCGCAGGTCCGTCACACCACCCGCAACACACTGATCCGCCAGCTCGCCTCGGACGCCAACCAGACGGTCCTCGACCACATCACGATGCTCGAGCAGACCGGCCGGGTCGACTTCGACGCCATCGCCAACGAAGCCGCGGCGGGAGCCACGGCCAGCCCGAGCGGTCCGCCGCCGCCGGACGGCAACCTGCCGCCCGCGCCGCCCGCGGTCACCCCGACCGGGGACCAGTCGTTCACGTCCCGGCCCTCACCGCAGCCGGGTGCGCCGACCGCGGTCAACACCGACCGCCCGGCACCGCAGGACCCCGTCCCTGCGGGATGA